One genomic region from Streptomyces sp. NBC_00582 encodes:
- a CDS encoding MAB_1171c family putative transporter, with protein sequence MHLRTFICGYIDLMVCLCAASRVVHARRAPDDRPLKAIAWCTVCIAAALLLFHPGLYSWLLTATRGFNVLVASAVCMCAAFWLLQFFRRSAAGPEEDRSETLAVACLLLAVTAATVVWGASPEALRASPAEWLNRNDGGAAVFVVVVSGYIGGVAALAMRWSLVYSVVAIRRHLRAALRILSVALVTEFFACVLKVCSVLAQQMFTVDPGLRSLMNGIWYITALFGVWMLVGGVTHPVTVELVSRVTAVVARRTLFRELGPLWRALHDAYPELALPRTSEPWWTRGPYIWPWRARAYYRRVIEIRDGLVRLTPYCSLDVERDARAAGQARGLAGRELDLHTGAAVVAAALESRAGDAPADERCAVPDGGGHDLDSDARWLVGLSRALTTLQASGKVPATPSRPHTGTPGSAHH encoded by the coding sequence GTGCACCTCAGGACGTTCATCTGCGGCTACATCGACCTCATGGTGTGTCTGTGCGCGGCGAGCCGCGTCGTCCACGCCCGGCGGGCGCCCGACGACCGGCCCCTGAAGGCCATCGCCTGGTGCACCGTCTGCATCGCGGCGGCCCTGCTGCTCTTCCACCCCGGCCTCTACTCCTGGCTGCTGACCGCGACCAGGGGCTTCAACGTGCTGGTCGCCAGCGCGGTCTGCATGTGCGCCGCCTTCTGGCTGCTCCAGTTCTTCCGCCGATCGGCCGCGGGACCGGAGGAGGACCGGTCCGAGACGCTCGCCGTCGCCTGCCTCCTGCTGGCGGTGACGGCCGCCACCGTGGTGTGGGGAGCCTCCCCCGAGGCCCTGCGCGCCTCTCCCGCCGAGTGGCTGAACCGCAACGACGGCGGCGCGGCCGTCTTCGTCGTGGTCGTGTCCGGCTACATCGGCGGCGTCGCCGCCCTGGCGATGCGCTGGTCGCTGGTGTACTCCGTGGTCGCGATCCGCCGGCACCTGCGCGCCGCGCTGCGCATCCTCTCGGTCGCGCTCGTCACCGAGTTCTTCGCCTGTGTCCTCAAGGTCTGCTCGGTACTGGCCCAGCAGATGTTCACCGTGGACCCGGGGCTGCGGAGCCTGATGAACGGAATCTGGTACATCACCGCCCTGTTCGGCGTGTGGATGCTGGTCGGCGGGGTCACCCACCCCGTCACCGTCGAACTGGTCTCCCGGGTGACGGCCGTGGTGGCGCGACGTACCCTGTTCCGCGAACTCGGTCCGCTCTGGCGGGCGTTGCACGACGCCTACCCCGAACTGGCGCTGCCGCGCACCTCCGAGCCGTGGTGGACCCGTGGTCCGTACATCTGGCCCTGGCGCGCCCGCGCCTACTACCGGCGGGTGATCGAGATACGGGACGGGCTGGTCCGGCTCACGCCGTACTGCTCCCTCGACGTCGAGCGCGACGCGCGGGCCGCCGGGCAGGCCCGCGGACTCGCGGGCCGGGAACTGGACCTCCACACGGGTGCCGCGGTGGTGGCCGCGGCACTGGAGAGCAGGGCCGGTGACGCCCCCGCCGACGAGCGCTGCGCCGTCCCGGACGGCGGCGGCCACGACCTGGACTCGGACGCGCGCTGGCTGGTGGGTCTGTCCAGAGCGTTGACAACCCTTCAGGCGTCGGGCAAGGTCCCTGCAACCCCGTCCCGTCCGCACACGGGGACGCCCGGGTCCGCACACCACTGA